DNA sequence from the Geobacter sp. AOG2 genome:
TTACCTGCTGTCCGCCTTCGATCTGTTACCCGGCGCAGGACATGCCGTGTTCCGGCCATTCGAGGTGTCCTTGCATCTGCCGCTGCCGACCCTGGAATTCGTGCCCGGCCTGACGAAAGCCCTGGCTTATCTGCCGCTGGCGATCCCCTTTGCCCTGGCTACGGTGGTCGGCGGCGTGGATGTCACCGAAAGCGCGGCCGTGGCCGGCGACGATTACAACACCCGCGATGTCCTCCTGGTGGAGGGGTTTGCCACCCTGGTGGCCGGCATATGCGGCGGCGTGATCCAATCCTGTCCCTACATCGGCCATCCGGCCTACAAGGAGATGGGGGGGCGGTCCGGCTACACCATCGCCACGGCCCTGTTCATAGGCCTGGGGGGGATGCTCGGCTATCTCTCGTTCTTCGTCAATCTTCTGCCCGAGGCCGCGGTGGCGCCGATCCTGATTTTCATCGGGATCGAAATCACCGCACAGGCCTTTGAAGCCACCCCCCACAAGCATTACCGGGCCATTGCCATCTCCTTTGTCCCGGCAATCGCCTGTCTGGTGTCGATCCAGTTCGGCCAGATGCTGGGCGGACTGGGCAAGAGCAGCGCCGACCTCTCGGGAGAATTGCTGGCAACCTACAATGCCACGACCCTTCTGGGGAACGGCTTCATTGTCACGTCACTGCTCTGGGGCGCAGCCTTTTCCCATGTCCTCGACCACCGGCCGGGGCGGGCGGCGCTCTATCTCCTGATCTGCGCCCTGTTTTCCCTGTGCGGGGTGATCCACTCTCCGCTCCCTTCGGGGGCGCTCTTTTCGCCACTGTCGCCCCCGACGCCGATTGTCTGGCATCTGGCAGCCGGTTATGCCGTGATGGCGTTAGCCTTCGCGCTGCTGGAACGGGGACGAAGGTCACCCCCCTTGCCATCCGGTGAAGTTGTGGCACAATAACCTTCTCATGGCCAGGAAGAAAAACGTCATCCTCATTACCGGTGCGACCGGGTTCATCGGCCGTCGGCTTGTCAAGGAGCTGCTGGCTCAGGGGCTCAACGTGCGCTGCATGGTACGGGGGGCGGGCACGGGAATTCCCGGGGCCGCCGAGGTCGTGCGGGCCGATATGCTGGTGCCGTCGTCACTGGCACGGGCTCTGGAAGGGGTCGACAGCGTCTATTACCTGGTGCACTCCATGGCGGGCGGCCGAGCCGGTTTCGAACAGCGCGACCGGGAAGCGGCGGGTAATTTGGTGCGGGCTGCCGAAAAGGCCGGTGTGCGGCGGGTGATCTATCTGGGCGGGTTGGGGGAAACCGGCGATAACCTGTCGGAACACCTCAAGAGCCGGCGGGAGGTAGCCGGGATCCTCACCTCCGGGCATTTTGCCACGACCGTTCTGCGGGCCGCCGTAATCATCGGGGCGGGCGGCGCCTCATTCGAAATGGTCCGGGCCCTGGTGGAACGCTTGCCGGTGATGATTACCCCGCGGTGGGTTTCGACCCGCTGTCAGCCCATCGCCGTGGACGACGTGATCGCCTACCTGACCGGCTGTCTGGCGGATGAACGCACTGCAGGAAGGATCTTCGACATCGGCGGCCCCGAGGTACTGACCTACCGGGAGATGATGGAGCGTTTTGCCCGCATTGAGGGGAAAACCCTCCATATCCTGCCGGTGCCGGTGTTGACCCCCAAGCTTTCGTCCTACTGGGTCGGACTGATTACGCCGGTGCGGCCGTCGGTTTCCATGCCGCTCATCGAAGGGCTGAGCAACGAGGTGGTCTGCCGCGAACACGCCATTCGCGAACTGATTCCACTGCGGCTCACCCCCTACGACGAGGCGGTACGCCGGGCGTTGGCCGGAACCGGGCCGTAAGGGTAGCCTCCCGCAGGACAGGAGTGTTCGTCTTCTCCGGGCTTGCGGCGGCATGCCGGATATATCGGTATCAGCCGCTCAAACCATCGAAACCATAATCAAAGAAGGAGGAAGGACTATGAAAAAGATCGGCGTGGTGCTTTCGGGCTGCGGTGTGCGGGATGGCAGCGAGATTCATGAGGCGGTCTTTGCGCTTTTGGCCATTGACCGGAACGGGGCCGAGGCGGTCTGCATGGCGCCCAATGCCGATTTTCCCGAAACCAATCACCTGACCATGCAGGAAACGGGAAACAAGCGTAATGCACTGGTTGAAGCCGCCCGTATTGCCCGGGGCAACATCCGCGACATCGCGGAGGTAAAGGCGGCCGACCTGGATGCCGTTGTCTTTCCCGGCGGATTCGGTGCTGTCAAGAATCTGTGCGATTTTGCCGCCAAGGGGGCCGGCGCCGCGGTGCATCCCGAGGTGGCCCGCCTGCTCAGGGAGATGTCGGCGGCCGGCAAGCCTATCGGCGCCATCTGCATTGCCCCGGCTGTCGTGGCGACGGTACTGGGCAAAGATAAAGGGCCGACCCTGACCATCGGCAACGATCCGAGCACGGCGGCGGAGATAGAAAAGACCGGCGCCAGGCATCAGGAGTGCCCGGTCACCGAATTCGTCGTGGACCGCACGAACAAAATCGTTTCCACCCCGGCCTACATGCTGGCGCACCGTATCTCCGAAGCGTACCAGGGGATCGACAAATGCGTGAAGGAAGTGATTGCATTGATTTGATGATGTGATATGTTTTTCTTCCTCTGAAACAGCCGGGTGTACGATTTGCCGCACCGAAAAGAAGGCACGGGGTAATCTTCGTGCCTTCTTTTCGGCCTGAAAACCCAAAAAGGGAAATGTCCTGATGAAACTGATCCTGCTCATCCTGTTCGCCCTGGTCACCGCCTTTACCTACTGGTTACGCCATATCAACCTGCGCCACCTGAAGCGCTACGGCTCGGCCGTGCCTGCGGGGTTCGAGGGGAGCATCGACGAAGAGAAGCTTCGCACGAGCACCGCCTACACCTTCGACAGCAGCCGGCTCGGGCTGTGGGAGTCGCTCTTCGACAACGGGCTTTTGATCCTGTTCCTGTTCTGCGGCCTGATAGGGCTCTATGACCATTTTGTCATGGGGCTCGGCAGTGGATTCATCGCCTCGGCCATCCTCTATTTTCTCATTCTGACCTGGGCGCAGACCCTTCTGGGCATCCCCTTCGATCTGTACGGGACCTTTCGCATTGAGACGCGCTACGGTTTCAATACGACCACGCCCAGGTTGTGGCTCATGGATTTTCTCAAGTCCCAAACCATTGGTACGCTGCTATTGGCCTTCCTGGTCGGTGTGGCCTTCTGGCTCATCCAATGGAGCCCGCAGCGTTGGTGGCTCTGGGTGTGGGCCTTCATGGCCCTGTTCAGCCTGTTCATGATGTTTATCTCCCCCTATGTGATCGAGCCGCTTTTCAACAAGTTCGAGCCGGTAACCGAGGAGGGGCTGGAGGCGGAGATCCGTGTCATGATGGAGAAGGCCGGCCTGAGGGTAGGGCGGGTGATGCAGATGGACGCCTCCCGGCGCAGCAGGCATTCCAACGCCTATTTCACCGGTATCGGCAAGGTCAAGCGCATCGTGCTGTTCGACACGCTCATCAGGCAGATGAGCCACGGCGAGATCGTGGCGGTGCTGGCCCACGAAATAGGCCACTGGAAGAAGGGTCATATCTGGAAAAGGTTGCTGACAGCCGAGCTGCTTGCATTTGGCGGGGCATGGCTCAGTTTCAGGCTGCTCGCCTGGCCCGGCCTGCCCGCCCTTCTCGGGCTGCCGGGGAATCTGTCGCTCCCGGCGCGCATGGTCATCCTTGGCTTTATCGGTTCATTGGTTATGTTCCCCCTGACCCCGCTTTCGGCATGGCGTTCACGTTGTCACGAACGGGAAGCCGACCGTTTCGCTTCCGACCTGACCGGCCGCCCGCAGGACCTTGCCTCGGCCCTGGTCAAACTGTCGGTCGAGAACCTCTCCAATCTTTTTCCTCATCCCTGGTATGCCGGTTTCTACTATTCCCATCCGCCGGCTGTGGAGAGGGTGCGGTCACTGCGTGAACTGGTCTCCGAAACCGGGAGCCGGGAACTGCCCTCTTGATGCAACAGGTGCAAGGATTTATCGGTCGTTGACGATCCGTAAAAAAAATCTTGACAGGGCGGGTTCGGAACCCTATTCTGAATGAGTGATCATTCAGAATAGGAGACAATGAATGTCTTGCAAGCGTGACGATATTTTTAATGCAGCACGTAAACTCATCGCCGAGTGCGGTTTCCATGGGGCCTCCGTAGCCATGATCGCCGAGCGGGCAGGGGTCGGGGCAGGTACGATCTATCTCTATTTCAAGAGTAAAGACGTTCTCATCAACGAGCTGTATCAGGATATCGAAAAGCGGGTGTCGGCCTTCATTCTCAATGGGTACCCAGGGACAGGTCCCATCCGGGAGCGGTTCATTCATCTCGGGACGCGGCTTCTCACCTACTTCATCGCCAATCCCCTCGATTTCCGCTATGTGGAGCAATTTTACTACTCTCCTTATGGCGTGGCCTTTCGCAGGGACAGGATTATGGGCGAACCGGGCAAGCATACCGTGTATAACGAGCTGTTCGAACAGGGGGTCAGCCAGCAGGTATTACGGAATCTTCCGTTTTTCGTCATCGACTCCCTGGCGTTTGGTCCTTTGCTCGCGGTGGCCCGCGATCATATTCTGGGGTTCATCACGCTGGACGATCATCTTCTGGAAGAGGTTGTTGTCGCCAGTTGGGATTCCATAAAGCGGTAAGCTGGATTCGCCGTAGGAGTAAGTTTTTTTTGAGTTGAGTTAAGAATGACTGTTCATTCGTAATTTTAAATAGATAGCTCGATAAGGGCCGGTCCGCGGTCGGGCCGGAAATTCATCAGACAACATAGAGGTGGTTATGCAAAGCAAGTTCAGAATTCTACTGGTAAGCGCTATGGGAGCGTTTGTTGGCGGGCTGCTGCTTACGGGCTGCGGGAAAAAGCAGGCAGCAGCACCGAAAGCCGGTCCCCCCGAAGTGGGTGTGGTGGTCATCCAACCTCAACGCGTCTCCCTGACGACGGAATTGCCGGGACGCACCTCAGCCCACCTGATCGCCGAGGTACGTCCCCAAGTCAGTGGGATCATCCAGAAGCGGGTCTTCACCGAAGGAAGCGATGTCAAGGCCGGCCAAGTGCTCTACCAGATTGACCCGGCGAGCTATCAGGCGGCCTACGCCAGCGCCAAGGCGGCCCTTGCCAAGGCGGAAGCCAGTCTCGCAAGCGTCCGGCTGAAGGCCGAACGTTACAAGGAGTTGGTGAAGATCAAGGCGGTCAGCCAGCAGGACTATGACGACGCCTATGCCGCGCTCAAGCAAGGCGAGGCTGATGTGGCCTCCAATAAGGCCGCAGTGGAAACCGCCCGCATCAATCTGGCTTATACCAAGGTAACCGCTCCCATCTCCGGGCGCATCGGCCGTTCGACCGTAACCGACGGTGCACTGGTGACCGGCAACCAGGCCACGGCGCTGGCCACGATTCAGCAACTTGGTTCCATGTATGTGGATGTCACTCAGTCCAGCGCCGATCTGTTGCGCCTTAAACAGAGTCTGGCCAGCGGCCTGCTGAAAAACAGCGCGACGACCCAGGCCCGGGTCAAACTGGTATTGGAGGACGGCAGCGCCTATCCGTTGCCGGGCACCTTGAAATTTTCAGAGGTCACCGTGGATCAGAGCACCGGTTCCGTTACCCTGCGGGCGGTGTTCCCGAACCCGAAACAAACCCTGCTGCCGGGCATGTTCGTCCGTGCGATTCTGGAAGAGGGGGTCAATGAGAGCGCCATCCTGGTCCCGCAGCGCGGCGTGAGCCGTAATCAGAAAGGCGACGCCACGGTAATGGTGGTCGGGGCGGAGGAAAAGGTGGAGCCACGGATCATCACGGTTGCCCGGACTATCGGCGACAACTGGCTGGTCAGCGGCGGACTCAAGGCAGGAGACCGCGTCATTCTGGAAGGGACACAGAAGGCCCGCCCGGGAACGCCGGTCAAGGCTGTTCCATTCGACAGCAAGCCTGCCGCGGCTCCCGCCGGAACGCCCCAACCCGCTGCCGCCAAAAAATAAAGGAGCCCATCCATGCCTCGTTTTTTCATCAATCGCCCGATCTTTGCCTGGGTGATCGCCATTCTGGTCATGCTGGCGGGCCTCCTGTCGATCAAGAGTCTGCCGGTTTCCCAATATCCGGCGATCGCGCCGCCGCAGATCGCCATCAACGCCACCTATCCGGGGGCCTCGGCCCAGACGGTACAGGATACGGTCACCCAGGTCATTGAACAGAAGCTGAACGGTATCGATAACCTGATCTATATGGCGTCCACCAGCGACTCGGCAGGGGCCGTGTCCATCACCCTGACCTTCAAGGCCGGTACCGACCCGAACATCGCCCAGGTCCAGGTGCAGAACAAACTGCAACTGGCTACGCCGCTCCTGCCACAGATCGTTCAGAAGCAAGGCATAGCGGTCGTAAAATCCACCCGGAACTTCCTGCTGATCATCGGGCTGGCATCGGAAGACGGCTCCATGGACCGCAACGCCCTGACCGACTACATGGTGTCCAATCTTCAGGATATCATCAGCCGCTTGGAAGGCGTGGGGGAATTGCAGCTCTTCGGCACCCAGAACGCCATGCGGATCTGGTTGAATCCGACCAAGCTGAATAACTATCATCTGACCTCCAACGAGGTGTCAGCAGCACTTCAGGCCCAGAACGTCCAGGTCTCTGCCGGACAGTTCGGCGGAACCCCGGCCGTGCAGGGGCAGCAGTTGAACGCCACCATCACCGCGCGCACGCTGCTCCGGACTCCGGAGCAGTTCGACGCCATCGTCCTGCGCACCAATAGCGACGGCTCCACGGTCAAGCTCAAGGATGTGGCCGAAACCAAGATCGGCACAGAAAGCTATGACATCACGTCCTACTACAACGGAAAACCGATGGGAGGCATGGCAATACGGCTGGCGGCAGGCGCCAACGCCCTGGATACCGGCAACCGGGTCAAGGCCAAGATGGCAGAGCTGTCCAAATATTTCCCTGCCGGCATGAAGGTGGTCTATCCCTACGACACCACCCCGTTTGTCAAGATCTCCATCGAAGAGGTGGTCCGTACCCTGTTTGAGGCGGTTTGCCTGGTCTTTATCATCATGTTCCTTTTCTTGCAGAACATCCGGGCCACCCTGATTCCCACCATTGCCGTGCCGGTGGTGTTGTTGGGCACCATGGGGGTACTGGCGGCCTGCGGCTTCTCCATCAACACCCTGACCATGTTTGCCTTGGTCATTGTCATAGGCCTGTTGGTTGACGACGCGATTGTTGTCGTGGAGAACGTGGAACGGATCATGACCGAGGAAGGGTTGCCTCCCAAGGAGGCGACCATCAAGTCCATGGGGCAGATCACCAGCGCCCTGTGGGGCATCGCCACCGTTCTGACGGCGGTCTTTCTCCCCATGGCCTTCTTCGGCGGTTCCACCGGTGTCATCTACCGCCAATTCTCCATCACCATCATCTCCGCCATGATCCTCTCGGTCATGGTGGCCATGATCCTGACCCCGGCTCTCTGCGCCACCCTGCTTAAGCCGGTGGCAAAGGGGCATCATGCCGGTGAGACCGGTTGGTTTGCCTGGTTCTTCCGCCACTTCAATCGGACGTTTGAATTCTGCCGGAGCAAGTATGAAGGGATCGTCGGCCGTTCCTTCGGCAAGCCGGTGCGCTACCTGCTGGTATACGGAACCATCGTCGCCGGCATGGTGTTCTTTTTTATGCGGCTTCCCACGTCGTTCCTTCCCGATGAGGATCAGGGATTCCTCATCTGCCAGGTTCAACTGCCCGCCGGGGCTACCCAGGCGCGGACCGAGCAGATGATGCGGCAGGTGGAGCGGCATTTCCTCCAGGATGAGGCCAAGACCGTGGAAGGTGTCATCTCCATCACCGGGTTCAGTTTTGCCGGCCGCGGCCAGAACATGGGGCTGGCCTTTGTGAAGCTCAAGGACTGGAAGGTGCGCAAGAGCACGGACCTGAAGGCGCCGGCCATTGCCGGCCGCGCCATGAAGGCGTTCTCTCAATTCCGCGATGGCATGGCATTCGCCTTTGCCCCACCGGCGGTTCTGGAACTGGGTGTGGCGAACGGCTTCGACTTCCAGTTGCAGGATCGTGGCGGCCTGGGGCATGAAAAGCTGATGGAGGCCCGCAACCAGTTGCTGGGCATGGGCGGGAAGAATCCGAAACTGGTTGCGGTGCGCCCCAACGGCCAGGATGATTCTCCCCAGTTCAAGCTGGATATCGATGATGTGCGGGCCGGCGCCCAAGGGGTGTCGCTGGCGGACATCAACAACGTGCTGGCCACCGCCTGGGGGAGTACCTACGTTAACGACTTCATCGAAAACGGCCGCGTCAAGAAGGTCTACCTCCAGTCGGATGCCCGGTATCGCATGGTGCCGGAGGATATCAACAGATGGTATGTCAGCAATAAGAACGGTGATATGGTGCCCTTTTCCGCCTTTGCCACCGCTCGCTGGCAGTACGGTTCACCCAGGCTGGAACGGTATAACGGCATTCCGTCCGTGGAAATCCAGGGACAGGCCGCCCCGGGGATAAGCACCGGCGAAGCCATGTCCGAGATGGAGAAGATGGCGGCTCAACTGCCGACCGGGATCGGCTACGAATGGACCGGTCTCTCCTACGAGGAAAAAAATGCCGGCGCCCAGGCACCGGCGCTCTACGCCATCTCGCTTCTGGTAGTGTTTCTCGCCGTGGCGGCGTTGTACGAGAGCTGGACCATCCCCTTCGTCAACCTGCTGATGCTGCCGCTCGGTCTTGTGGGGGCGGTTACGGCGGTTACGTTGCGGGCGCTGCCCAACGACGTCTACCTCCAGATCGGTTTGCTTACCACCGTAGGACTTTCCACCAAGAATGCCATTCTGATCATCCAGTTCATCAAGGATCAGATGCACCAGGGGCATGAACTGGTCGATGCCACCCTGGCGGCGGTAAAGATCCGGCTTAGGCCGGTCATCATGACGTCACTGGCGTTCTTCTTCGGCACATTGCCGCTGGCCTTAACCCGCGGCGCCGGGGCCGGAGCCCAGAACGCCATAGGTACCGCCGTTACCGGCGGGCTCTTGTCGTCCACCTTCATTGACTTGATCTTTATTCCGTTTTTCTTTGTCCTGGTCTCCCGTCTGTTCGCGAAGAAGCAGCGCCAACTTGCGCCTGTAGAACCTGACGTTGTGACCACCCCCCCGGAGGTGCATTGACATGAAACCTGTAAAGCGTAGTACGGCAGCTCTCTGCCTCCCTCTGGGTGCGTTGCTTTACCTCACCGGCTGTACGACCATGGCTCCTACCTATGCACGCCCCGAATCTCCCGCCCCGGCCGCCTGGCCGAGCGGCCCGGCCTACAAAAACGGCGAAGCCAAGCCGGGCGGCCAAGCGGCCGCCGAGATTCCCTGGCGGGATTTCTTCCAGGACGATAACCTTAGGAAGGTCATCGACCTGGCGCTTGCCAATAACCGCGATCTTCGGGTTGCCGCGCTTACCATCGAGAAATATCAGGCCATGTACCAGATTCAGCGGGCCGAACTGTTCCCGACGGTCAACGCCTCCGGCAGCGCCACGGTCCAGCGCTACCCGGCAAGTGTTTCGAGTTCCGGAAACGCCTATATTGCCCGCTCATATAGTGTCAACCTCGGCTTCAGCTCCTATGAGCTGGACTTCTTCGGCCGCGTGCGAAGCCTCAAGGATCAGGCGTTGGAGCAATTCCTGGCCACGGAGCAGGCGCGGACCAGCACCCAGATCAGTTTGGTGGCCGAAGTCGCCGGCAGTTATCTGACCCTCGCCGCAGACCGTGAACATCTGCAACTCGTGAAGGACACGCTTGCCAGCCAGCAGGCCTCCTACGATCTGATCAAGCGCCGCTTTGAACTGGGTGCTTCCTCGGAACTCGACCTGCGCCAAGCCCAGACCAGCGTCGATACGGCGCGGGCGGATATGGCAAAGTACACCGCCCTGGTTGCTCAGGATGAGAACGGTTTGACGTTGCTGGTTGGTTCGCCGGTTCCGGCGGGGTTGCTCCCGTCCAAGCTCGGCACGGCTGCCATGCTGAAGGATATCGGCCCAGGGGTACCGTCAGAGGTGTTGCAACGGCGTCCCGACATCCTCCAGGCCGAGAGTCAGCTCAAGGGGGCCAACGCCAATATTGGCGCCGCCCGCGCCGCCTTTTTTCCGCGCATTTCCCTGACCGCCTCCGCCGGCACCACCAGCGACCAGCTTGCCAATCTCTTTACAGCCGGTTCGGCGGCTTGGGCCTTTGCTCCCCAGATATCCCTGCCGATCTTTGACGCGGGAGCAAATCGCGCCAATCTGGAGGTGGCAAAGGTAGATAAGGCGATTTACGTGGCCCAGTATGAAAAGGCGATCCAGACCGCATTCAGAGAGGTGGCCGACGCCCTTGCGGAGCGCGGGACCCTGGGCGACCAGTTGGCAGCCCAGCAGTCGTTGGTCGAGGCTACCTCCGTGAGTTACAACCTGTCCGAGGCCCGTTATAAAAACGGGATCGACAGCTATCTGAGCGTCCTTGATTCCCAGCGTGCCCAGTACTCGGCCCAGCAAAATCTGATCAGCGTCAGCCTCTCGCGGCTCACGAATATGGTAACGCTCTACAAGGTGCTTGGCGGCGGCGGAATATAGATTTTCCGATGGCCTTCCGCCCGCATCAGGTCTGAAATACGGCCGAAATGCGGCGAGACGTGGGTCAGTCCGTTGTTTTTAAATTGTTTTGGTGTAAAATCGACAGTGTCCGGCCGGTAATTGCAGAGAAGCAGTTCGCACGTGCCGGACACTGTTTGTGGTAATAGGGATGTCAGTCATGAACGACCTTAAGGCCTATTTCTCCCCCCGCCACTATCCGGCACTGCGGGATATCTCGATACTGTTGTTCCTGTTCGGCGGGGCCTTCTTCCTCTTCCTGGGGCATGCCGGACTGATTGAGCCGGACGAAGGGCGTTATTCGGAAATCCCCCGCGAGATGCTGGAAAAAGGGGATTTCGTCACTCCAACGCTGAACTATGTCCACTACTTCGAAAAACCACCCCTGCACTACTGGCTGAATGCCCTCTCCTTCAAGCTCTTCGGGCTGAATGAATTTGCCGCCCGGTTTGCCGGCACGCTGGCGGGGCTTCTGACCGTACTTCTTGTCTACCATACCGGCCGCAAACTGTTCGGCAGGCGCGAGGGGCTATTCTCGGCCTTCATCCTGGGCACCTCCACCGGATTCCTCGCCCAGTCCCGCATCAACCTGACCGACATGACATTGACTTTTTGTCTGTCGGCGGCCCTGTGCTGCTTCATTATCGCTGCCGGAGCCGACGAACGGCACAAAGGGCGCTACTATTATTCGTTTTTTCTGTTTTCGGCCCTGGCGGTGCTCACCAAGGGGTTGATCGGGATTGTCTTTCCTGCTGGCATCATTGTCATCTATCTTGCAACGACCCGCCGCTGGCATCTGCTGAAAGAGATGCACCTGGTCGGCGGCGTCGGGCTTTTCCTGGTCGTGGCGGTCCCCTGGTTCGTGCTGGTATCGCAGCGCAATCCCGAGTTCGCCCGTTTCTTTTTCATCCATGAACACCTGGAGCGCTTCCTCACCAAGGTCCACGGCCGGTATCAACCGTTCTGGTTCTTTGCCCCCATTCTGCTCCTGACCATGCTCCCCTGGTCGTTCTACGCCGTGCGTGCCGTTGTCCGGGCATGGGGCGAGCGGCGGCAACAGAACGGGGACCGCCTGGTGTTCCTGCTTGCCTGGGCTGCATTCATCTTCATCTTTTTTTCCGCATCCGATTCCAAGCTGATCCCGTATATCCTCCCCGTGTTCCCCCCGTTGGCCCTCCTGACGGGCAAGCTGTTCTCCGATCTGATGGACCGGGAACAGCAGAGGAATTTCGCCCCGGAAAGCGCGGTGCTGGGTACGCTCATGCTCGTGACGGCAGCCCTTGCGGTCCTCTATCCCCATGTGCGGGAGCTTGCCCCATTTCTCACGGGGACGGGCCTGGTCCGGCCCGGCAGCTCGCTTTTGACGAAGCAGCCGATCCTGTCACCGGCAGGTGGCGTCGTCATGGCCTGTCTATCGTTTTCCATGGGTGCGGCGATTTGGCTGGCCGGACGGAGAAAGGAAGTGCTGATCCTGTTTGCCGGCCTCTGTCTCAGCTCATACTTTCTGGAAACCATAGGGCTTCAGGTATTCATGGAGGGGATCGAGTTCAAGAAATCTTCAAAAGAACTTGCGCTTCTGGCGCAACAGACCACATCGCGCGGCGGTTGCCTCGTCTCGTTCGGTTATGAACAATCGCTGCCGTTCTACACCGGGAAGCGGGTCGTGGTGGTGGGAGACATGGGTGAGCTGGAGTTCGGGAGCAAGCAGGGCAATCAGGCGTCCTGGTTTGTTGACGAAGCCGATTTCATGCGACTGTGGCAGGGAACACGGCCGGTTGTCGTGCTGCTTAAAAGAGCCGACTACGAGCGGATTGCCCCCCGACTTGTCCCCGAGGCCTCGGTCTTGGGCTCCAAAGGCAAAAAGATACTGATCTGCAACGGGAGCACAACGAATCTCCCGCTACCGTAGGGAGCACAACGGACCTCGGAGCAAAGGCGGCGGTCCGGCGAATAAAACAGTCTGTCCGCCCGGTGAAGAGCCGGCCCTCTCCGCACCCGGAGGTAACGGCCTGCATCAATCCTTTGTGTACAGTACCGCCACGGCCTTTGCCACGTTTTCTCCCGTGGAAACCCATCCATGGGGCTGGCTGGAGTCATAGTAGATG
Encoded proteins:
- a CDS encoding phospholipid carrier-dependent glycosyltransferase — translated: MNDLKAYFSPRHYPALRDISILLFLFGGAFFLFLGHAGLIEPDEGRYSEIPREMLEKGDFVTPTLNYVHYFEKPPLHYWLNALSFKLFGLNEFAARFAGTLAGLLTVLLVYHTGRKLFGRREGLFSAFILGTSTGFLAQSRINLTDMTLTFCLSAALCCFIIAAGADERHKGRYYYSFFLFSALAVLTKGLIGIVFPAGIIVIYLATTRRWHLLKEMHLVGGVGLFLVVAVPWFVLVSQRNPEFARFFFIHEHLERFLTKVHGRYQPFWFFAPILLLTMLPWSFYAVRAVVRAWGERRQQNGDRLVFLLAWAAFIFIFFSASDSKLIPYILPVFPPLALLTGKLFSDLMDREQQRNFAPESAVLGTLMLVTAALAVLYPHVRELAPFLTGTGLVRPGSSLLTKQPILSPAGGVVMACLSFSMGAAIWLAGRRKEVLILFAGLCLSSYFLETIGLQVFMEGIEFKKSSKELALLAQQTTSRGGCLVSFGYEQSLPFYTGKRVVVVGDMGELEFGSKQGNQASWFVDEADFMRLWQGTRPVVVLLKRADYERIAPRLVPEASVLGSKGKKILICNGSTTNLPLP
- the adeC gene encoding AdeC/AdeK/OprM family multidrug efflux complex outer membrane factor, whose translation is MKPVKRSTAALCLPLGALLYLTGCTTMAPTYARPESPAPAAWPSGPAYKNGEAKPGGQAAAEIPWRDFFQDDNLRKVIDLALANNRDLRVAALTIEKYQAMYQIQRAELFPTVNASGSATVQRYPASVSSSGNAYIARSYSVNLGFSSYELDFFGRVRSLKDQALEQFLATEQARTSTQISLVAEVAGSYLTLAADREHLQLVKDTLASQQASYDLIKRRFELGASSELDLRQAQTSVDTARADMAKYTALVAQDENGLTLLVGSPVPAGLLPSKLGTAAMLKDIGPGVPSEVLQRRPDILQAESQLKGANANIGAARAAFFPRISLTASAGTTSDQLANLFTAGSAAWAFAPQISLPIFDAGANRANLEVAKVDKAIYVAQYEKAIQTAFREVADALAERGTLGDQLAAQQSLVEATSVSYNLSEARYKNGIDSYLSVLDSQRAQYSAQQNLISVSLSRLTNMVTLYKVLGGGGI
- a CDS encoding efflux RND transporter permease subunit, which produces MPRFFINRPIFAWVIAILVMLAGLLSIKSLPVSQYPAIAPPQIAINATYPGASAQTVQDTVTQVIEQKLNGIDNLIYMASTSDSAGAVSITLTFKAGTDPNIAQVQVQNKLQLATPLLPQIVQKQGIAVVKSTRNFLLIIGLASEDGSMDRNALTDYMVSNLQDIISRLEGVGELQLFGTQNAMRIWLNPTKLNNYHLTSNEVSAALQAQNVQVSAGQFGGTPAVQGQQLNATITARTLLRTPEQFDAIVLRTNSDGSTVKLKDVAETKIGTESYDITSYYNGKPMGGMAIRLAAGANALDTGNRVKAKMAELSKYFPAGMKVVYPYDTTPFVKISIEEVVRTLFEAVCLVFIIMFLFLQNIRATLIPTIAVPVVLLGTMGVLAACGFSINTLTMFALVIVIGLLVDDAIVVVENVERIMTEEGLPPKEATIKSMGQITSALWGIATVLTAVFLPMAFFGGSTGVIYRQFSITIISAMILSVMVAMILTPALCATLLKPVAKGHHAGETGWFAWFFRHFNRTFEFCRSKYEGIVGRSFGKPVRYLLVYGTIVAGMVFFFMRLPTSFLPDEDQGFLICQVQLPAGATQARTEQMMRQVERHFLQDEAKTVEGVISITGFSFAGRGQNMGLAFVKLKDWKVRKSTDLKAPAIAGRAMKAFSQFRDGMAFAFAPPAVLELGVANGFDFQLQDRGGLGHEKLMEARNQLLGMGGKNPKLVAVRPNGQDDSPQFKLDIDDVRAGAQGVSLADINNVLATAWGSTYVNDFIENGRVKKVYLQSDARYRMVPEDINRWYVSNKNGDMVPFSAFATARWQYGSPRLERYNGIPSVEIQGQAAPGISTGEAMSEMEKMAAQLPTGIGYEWTGLSYEEKNAGAQAPALYAISLLVVFLAVAALYESWTIPFVNLLMLPLGLVGAVTAVTLRALPNDVYLQIGLLTTVGLSTKNAILIIQFIKDQMHQGHELVDATLAAVKIRLRPVIMTSLAFFFGTLPLALTRGAGAGAQNAIGTAVTGGLLSSTFIDLIFIPFFFVLVSRLFAKKQRQLAPVEPDVVTTPPEVH